One genomic window of Corynebacterium diphtheriae includes the following:
- the atpA gene encoding F0F1 ATP synthase subunit alpha, which translates to MAELTISSDEIRSAIANYTSSYSAEASREEVGVVISAADGIAQVSGLPSVMANELLEFPSGVIGVAQNLDTDRIGVVVLGNYEILKEGDEVKRTGEVLSIPVGEKFLGRVINPLGQPIDGLGAIEAEEQRVLELQAPSVLQRQPVEEPMQTGIKAIDAMTPIGRGQRQLIIGDRKTGKTAVCIDTILNQKANWESGDKSKQVRCIYVAVGQKGSTIAAVRQTLEEHGALEYTTIVAAPASDSAGFKWLAPFAGAALGQHWMYQGNHVLVIYDDLTKQAEAYRAISLLLRRPPGREAYPGDVFYLHSRLLERAAKLSDDMGAGSMTALPIIETKANDVSAFIPTNVISITDGQVFLESDLFNQGVRPAINVGVSVSRVGGAAQTKGMKKVSGSLRLDLAAYRDLEAFATFASDLDAASKAQLDRGARLVELLKQAENAPQSVEHQIVSIWLAGNGHFDTVPVEDIRRFEFDLIDHLHAAVPQVFEQIAGGAQLSEESQAALVAATEDFKRTFQTTDGTPVINEPEVEALSADQVKKNTISVKK; encoded by the coding sequence ATGGCGGAGCTTACGATCTCCTCCGATGAGATCCGTAGCGCGATTGCGAACTACACCTCGAGCTACTCCGCGGAGGCCTCCCGTGAGGAGGTCGGCGTGGTCATTTCCGCAGCTGATGGTATTGCCCAGGTTTCGGGCTTGCCTTCAGTTATGGCAAATGAGCTCCTCGAGTTCCCAAGCGGCGTCATCGGCGTCGCACAGAACCTTGACACCGACCGTATCGGCGTCGTGGTTTTGGGTAACTACGAAATCCTTAAAGAAGGCGACGAAGTCAAGCGAACCGGCGAGGTCCTCTCGATTCCGGTTGGCGAGAAGTTCCTTGGTCGCGTCATCAACCCACTAGGCCAGCCAATTGACGGCCTTGGCGCTATCGAGGCTGAGGAACAGCGTGTCCTCGAACTGCAGGCACCTTCTGTGCTGCAGCGTCAGCCAGTCGAAGAGCCAATGCAGACCGGCATCAAGGCTATCGATGCAATGACCCCAATCGGTCGCGGTCAGCGTCAGCTGATCATTGGTGACCGCAAGACTGGTAAGACTGCAGTCTGCATCGACACCATCTTGAACCAGAAGGCTAACTGGGAGTCCGGAGATAAGAGCAAGCAGGTTCGCTGCATCTATGTTGCAGTGGGCCAGAAGGGCTCGACCATTGCTGCCGTTCGTCAGACCCTAGAAGAGCACGGTGCGCTGGAGTACACCACCATCGTTGCTGCACCAGCTTCTGATTCCGCAGGCTTCAAGTGGTTGGCACCTTTCGCAGGTGCTGCATTGGGCCAGCACTGGATGTACCAGGGTAACCACGTCCTGGTTATCTACGATGATCTGACCAAGCAGGCAGAGGCATACCGTGCCATCTCCTTGCTGCTTCGTCGCCCACCAGGACGCGAAGCTTACCCAGGTGACGTCTTCTACCTCCACTCCCGTCTGCTGGAGCGTGCTGCAAAGCTCTCCGACGACATGGGCGCAGGTTCCATGACGGCACTTCCCATCATCGAGACCAAGGCAAACGACGTTTCTGCCTTCATTCCTACCAACGTGATCTCCATCACCGATGGTCAGGTATTCCTCGAGTCCGATCTGTTCAACCAGGGTGTTCGCCCGGCTATTAACGTCGGTGTGTCCGTTTCCCGTGTTGGTGGCGCAGCTCAGACCAAGGGTATGAAGAAGGTTTCCGGTTCGTTGCGTCTGGATCTCGCTGCTTATCGCGACCTCGAGGCATTCGCTACCTTCGCATCTGACCTCGATGCTGCTTCCAAGGCTCAGCTTGACCGCGGTGCACGCTTGGTCGAGTTGCTCAAGCAGGCAGAGAACGCACCTCAGTCTGTTGAGCACCAGATCGTTTCCATCTGGCTTGCAGGCAACGGCCACTTCGATACCGTTCCCGTCGAAGACATCCGTCGCTTCGAGTTTGATTTGATCGATCACCTGCACGCTGCTGTACCACAGGTATTCGAGCAGATCGCCGGCGGCGCTCAGCTGTCTGAGGAATCCCAGGCTGCGCTCGTCGCTGCAACCGAGGATTTCAAGCGCACCTTCCAGACCACTGATGGCACCCCCGTGATTAACGAGCCAGAGGTCGAGGCATTGTCTGCAGACCAGGTGAAGAAGAACACGATTTCGGTGAAGAAGTAA
- a CDS encoding F0F1 ATP synthase subunit gamma — MANLRELRDRIRSVNSTKKITKAQELIATSRITKAQARVEASQPYATEIHKVMERLAAASSLEHPMLREREGGKRAAVLVVSSDRGMAGGYNYNVFKKAAELEKLLEENGYEVVRYVTGNKGVGYYKFRGQEVAGAWTGFSQDPSWEETHDVRRHLIDGFNASSNGTARYRDGLNTDEGQEIQGFDQVHVVYTEFESMLTQTARAHQLLPIEPVIETVEIPEADGILDQSGEPTPDVEFEPDADTLLEALLPQYVSRSLFAMFLEAAAAESASRRNAMKSATDNATALVKDLSRVANQARQAQITQEITEIVGGASALGDSGESD, encoded by the coding sequence ATGGCAAATCTTCGTGAGCTGCGCGACCGTATCCGGTCAGTGAACTCCACAAAGAAGATCACCAAGGCTCAAGAGCTGATCGCGACGTCGCGCATCACTAAGGCTCAGGCTAGGGTAGAGGCTTCTCAGCCTTACGCTACTGAGATCCACAAAGTGATGGAGCGTCTCGCTGCAGCTAGCTCCCTTGAGCACCCCATGCTCCGCGAGCGTGAGGGTGGAAAGCGTGCCGCAGTCCTCGTTGTTTCGAGTGACCGTGGTATGGCTGGTGGCTACAACTACAACGTTTTCAAGAAAGCAGCAGAACTTGAAAAGCTGCTCGAAGAAAACGGATATGAAGTTGTTCGTTACGTCACCGGTAACAAGGGTGTTGGTTATTACAAGTTCCGTGGCCAAGAGGTTGCGGGTGCTTGGACCGGTTTCTCCCAGGATCCTTCTTGGGAAGAAACACACGACGTTCGTCGCCACCTCATTGACGGTTTCAACGCCAGCTCTAACGGCACCGCACGGTACCGCGATGGCTTGAACACCGATGAGGGCCAAGAAATCCAAGGCTTTGACCAAGTCCATGTTGTGTACACCGAGTTCGAGTCCATGTTGACTCAAACTGCACGTGCACATCAGCTTTTGCCGATTGAGCCAGTCATCGAGACTGTGGAAATCCCAGAAGCAGATGGCATCTTGGATCAATCTGGCGAGCCGACTCCGGACGTTGAATTCGAACCAGACGCAGATACCTTGCTGGAAGCACTGCTTCCGCAGTACGTATCACGCAGCTTGTTCGCAATGTTCCTAGAAGCTGCTGCGGCAGAGTCCGCATCGCGTCGTAACGCTATGAAGTCTGCAACTGACAACGCTACGGCCCTGGTCAAGGACCTTTCGCGTGTTGCCAACCAGGCCCGTCAGGCACAGATCACCCAGGAAATCACAGAGATCGTCGGTGGTGCTAGCGCACTCGGCGATAGCGGAGAAAGTGACTAG
- the atpD gene encoding F0F1 ATP synthase subunit beta, producing MTTALEEQNTQQASVAGRVVRVIGPVVDVEFPRGELPALYNALTVEVTLEAVAKTITLEVAQHLGDNLVRAVSMAPTDGLVRGAVVTDSGKPISVPVGDVVKGHVFNALGDCLDEPGLGRDGEQWGIHRDPPPFDQLEGKTEILETGIKVIDLLTPYVKGGKIGLFGGAGVGKTVLIQEMITRIAREFSGTSVFAGVGERTREGTDLFLEMEEMGVLQDTALVFGQMDEPPGVRMRVALSGLTMAEYFRDVQHQDVLLFIDNIFRFTQAGSEVSTLLGRMPSAVGYQPTLADEMGVLQERITSTKGKSITSLQAVYVPADDYTDPAPATTFAHLDATTELDRAIASKGIYPAVNPLTSTSRILEPGIVGERHYAVAQRVINILQKNKELQDIIAILGMDELSEEDKITVQRARRLERFLGQNFFVAEKFTGIPGSYVPLAHTIDAFERICNGDFDHYPEQAFNGLGGLDDVEAAYKKMTEK from the coding sequence ATGACCACAGCTCTTGAAGAGCAGAACACGCAGCAGGCGTCCGTCGCCGGCCGCGTCGTGCGCGTCATCGGTCCGGTCGTCGACGTGGAGTTCCCGCGTGGCGAGCTGCCGGCACTGTACAACGCGTTGACTGTCGAGGTCACCCTCGAGGCAGTCGCTAAGACCATTACCCTTGAGGTTGCCCAGCACTTGGGCGACAACCTCGTTCGCGCCGTGTCCATGGCCCCTACCGACGGCCTCGTCCGTGGTGCTGTTGTGACCGACTCGGGCAAGCCAATCTCCGTGCCAGTTGGCGACGTTGTTAAAGGCCACGTTTTCAACGCACTGGGCGATTGCTTGGATGAGCCAGGTCTCGGCCGCGATGGTGAGCAGTGGGGAATTCACCGCGATCCACCACCATTCGATCAGCTCGAAGGTAAGACCGAAATCCTCGAGACCGGTATTAAGGTCATCGACTTGCTCACCCCTTACGTTAAGGGCGGCAAGATTGGTCTGTTCGGTGGTGCAGGTGTGGGTAAGACCGTGCTCATCCAGGAGATGATCACTCGTATTGCTCGCGAGTTCTCCGGTACCTCCGTCTTCGCTGGCGTTGGTGAGCGTACCCGTGAGGGCACCGACCTCTTCCTCGAAATGGAAGAAATGGGCGTTCTTCAGGACACCGCTCTCGTGTTCGGCCAGATGGACGAGCCACCAGGAGTCCGTATGCGCGTTGCTCTGTCCGGTCTGACCATGGCGGAGTACTTCCGCGATGTTCAGCACCAGGACGTGCTTCTGTTCATCGATAACATTTTCCGTTTCACCCAGGCCGGTTCCGAGGTTTCGACCCTTCTTGGTCGTATGCCTTCCGCCGTGGGTTACCAGCCAACCTTGGCTGACGAGATGGGTGTTCTCCAGGAGCGTATTACCTCTACTAAGGGTAAGTCGATTACGTCTCTGCAGGCCGTTTACGTTCCTGCCGACGACTACACCGACCCAGCTCCTGCGACCACGTTCGCTCACTTGGATGCAACCACCGAGCTTGACCGTGCAATCGCTTCCAAGGGTATTTACCCTGCAGTGAACCCGCTGACCTCTACCTCTCGTATCCTCGAGCCAGGTATCGTAGGCGAGCGTCACTACGCAGTTGCACAGCGCGTGATCAACATTCTGCAGAAGAACAAGGAACTCCAGGACATCATCGCCATCCTCGGTATGGACGAGCTGTCTGAAGAGGACAAGATCACCGTTCAGCGCGCACGTCGCCTTGAGCGCTTCTTGGGCCAGAACTTCTTCGTTGCTGAAAAGTTCACCGGCATCCCAGGCTCCTACGTGCCGCTGGCTCACACCATCGACGCATTCGAGCGCATCTGCAACGGCGACTTCGACCACTACCCAGAGCAGGCCTTCAACGGCTTGGGTGGCTTGGACGACGTCGAGGCTGCATACAAGAAGATGACCGAGAAGTAG
- a CDS encoding F0F1 ATP synthase subunit epsilon codes for MADITVELVSVERMLWSGKASIVTAQTVEGEIGVLPGHEPLLAQLVDNGVVTIRPVDGDKLVAAVQGGFLSISKEKVTILAEYAIWADEVNTAESESHLQADDEISKARAEAELKAVRRKAEA; via the coding sequence ATGGCTGACATCACCGTGGAACTGGTTTCAGTAGAGCGTATGCTGTGGTCTGGAAAGGCCAGCATCGTTACTGCACAGACCGTTGAAGGTGAGATCGGTGTGCTGCCCGGCCACGAACCATTGCTCGCCCAACTGGTGGACAACGGTGTTGTGACTATCCGTCCGGTCGACGGCGACAAGCTCGTCGCCGCCGTCCAGGGTGGTTTCCTCTCCATTTCTAAGGAAAAGGTCACCATTCTTGCGGAGTACGCTATTTGGGCTGATGAGGTTAATACCGCTGAGTCCGAGTCGCATCTCCAGGCCGATGACGAAATTTCCAAGGCTCGTGCAGAAGCAGAGCTCAAGGCCGTACGTCGTAAGGCAGAGGCCTAG
- a CDS encoding DUF2550 domain-containing protein gives MKFAIGITLLLLVLAVLLAVAAWRFLYVRCSGSAVVIRELPSPSGRHWRHGSMRYHGEGLQYFKLRSLKPGPDLVVDRQQVDYLGARPLEDSEILLLHSDATVHKIKYLAREYEVALDKSASMAFVSWIESAPSRRQERIDYNALYRKVDQNKRK, from the coding sequence ATGAAGTTCGCCATTGGTATTACCCTTCTCTTATTGGTCCTCGCCGTGCTGCTTGCTGTCGCTGCATGGCGTTTTTTATACGTACGATGTAGCGGCTCTGCTGTAGTTATTCGTGAGTTACCGTCTCCTAGTGGCCGACATTGGCGTCATGGATCCATGAGGTATCACGGCGAAGGATTGCAGTATTTCAAGCTCCGTTCCCTCAAACCTGGGCCAGATTTGGTCGTGGATCGCCAGCAAGTGGATTATTTGGGGGCACGCCCACTTGAAGATTCCGAAATTTTATTGCTTCATTCCGATGCGACGGTTCACAAGATTAAGTATTTGGCTCGAGAATATGAAGTAGCACTCGACAAATCTGCATCGATGGCTTTTGTTTCGTGGATTGAATCCGCTCCTAGTCGACGTCAAGAACGGATCGACTACAACGCCTTGTATCGCAAAGTCGACCAGAATAAGCGTAAATAG
- the nucS gene encoding endonuclease NucS, with product MRLVIARCSVDYIGRLEAHLPMADRLLMVKADGSVSIHADDRAYKPLNWMTPPCTLTETTHEESETGESIPLWIVENKKGEQLRITIEALHSDMYYDLGEDPGLQKDGVEAHLQELLAEHIETLGDGYSLVRREYPTPIGPVDILCRDDKGGSVAVEIKRRGGIDGVEQLSRYLELLNRDDLLAPVAGVFAAQHIKPQARTLAEDRGIRCVTLDYDSLRGIESTELRLF from the coding sequence ATGCGTCTTGTCATTGCTCGTTGTTCTGTCGATTATATTGGTCGCCTCGAAGCTCACCTTCCGATGGCCGATCGTCTACTCATGGTCAAAGCTGATGGATCTGTTTCTATTCATGCTGATGACCGTGCATACAAGCCTCTGAACTGGATGACACCTCCGTGTACGTTAACGGAAACGACGCATGAGGAATCGGAGACTGGTGAATCGATTCCGCTATGGATCGTTGAAAATAAAAAAGGTGAGCAGCTGCGTATCACGATTGAAGCACTGCACTCCGATATGTATTACGACTTGGGTGAGGACCCAGGGCTACAAAAAGACGGCGTTGAGGCGCATCTCCAAGAGCTTCTAGCTGAGCATATTGAAACGCTTGGCGACGGCTACTCGTTAGTGCGTAGGGAATACCCCACACCAATTGGCCCCGTCGATATTCTGTGCCGTGATGATAAAGGTGGCTCCGTCGCCGTCGAAATTAAGCGCCGTGGTGGCATTGATGGCGTTGAGCAATTAAGTCGTTACCTTGAGCTGCTTAACCGTGATGATTTACTCGCACCAGTGGCAGGTGTATTTGCAGCCCAGCACATTAAACCGCAGGCTCGGACTTTGGCTGAAGACCGTGGAATTCGATGCGTCACACTTGATTATGATTCTCTGCGTGGCATTGAATCGACAGAACTGCGACTGTTCTAG
- the mce gene encoding methylmalonyl-CoA epimerase, protein MSTDISAIDIPHELVICLDHVGIAVPDFDAAVEFYRSAFGWVNHHDEVNEEQGVHEAMIGPKNLKETDGMIQILAPLNEESTIAKFIDKKGPGLQQMCLRTSDIDALSEHLKAQGVRLLYPEPKNGTAGARINFVHPKDAGGVLLELTEPQK, encoded by the coding sequence ATGAGTACCGATATTTCAGCCATTGATATTCCACACGAGCTCGTTATCTGCCTAGACCACGTAGGCATCGCAGTTCCAGACTTCGACGCAGCCGTCGAATTCTACCGTTCTGCATTCGGCTGGGTTAACCACCACGATGAGGTTAACGAGGAGCAAGGCGTTCATGAGGCCATGATTGGCCCTAAGAACCTCAAGGAAACCGATGGAATGATCCAGATTCTCGCTCCATTGAACGAAGAATCCACCATTGCTAAGTTCATCGATAAGAAGGGCCCAGGCTTGCAGCAAATGTGCCTGCGCACCTCAGACATCGACGCGCTCTCTGAGCACCTCAAAGCTCAGGGCGTTCGCCTTCTCTACCCAGAACCAAAGAACGGCACCGCTGGCGCTCGTATTAATTTTGTTCACCCAAAGGATGCCGGCGGCGTCCTCCTAGAGCTCACCGAGCCACAGAAGTAA
- a CDS encoding thiamine-binding protein, whose amino-acid sequence MILAFSVAPTETSNNKAEMADVVAEAIRVVRESGLPNETNAMFTLIEGEWDEVMAVVKKATDAVLAVSPRASLVIKADIRPSYTGQLQQKVASVERVLAGDSES is encoded by the coding sequence ATGATTCTTGCATTTTCTGTAGCACCTACCGAAACCTCAAATAACAAGGCAGAAATGGCTGATGTAGTAGCAGAGGCCATCCGAGTTGTTCGCGAATCTGGTCTGCCGAATGAGACAAATGCCATGTTTACTTTGATCGAAGGGGAGTGGGATGAAGTCATGGCTGTGGTGAAGAAAGCCACCGACGCTGTTCTTGCTGTGTCTCCTCGGGCAAGCCTTGTTATTAAGGCAGATATCCGACCAAGTTACACAGGGCAATTGCAGCAGAAGGTAGCATCGGTGGAGCGTGTGCTTGCAGGGGATTCGGAGAGCTAA
- a CDS encoding ABC transporter ATP-binding protein, protein MTSTSPILRTDSVTLAWDKHTVSTDLTVEVPQGQFTAIIGPNGCGKSTLLKSFARILQPHTGQVYLGDNPLDSLHTKYIAQRIALLPQTALAPTDITVEELVGRGRFPYQTLLRQWSTKDAQAVDSALLATGTAQLRHRRVTELSGGQRQRVWLAMVLAQNTPVVLLDEPTTYLDVAHQYQLLELARALRQQLGRTIVTVLHDLQQAVRYADHLIVMKGGAVYAEGAPSSIMTPQLISEVFEINVDVHTIDDHVVIVPKSMPQPDVSVLENLQ, encoded by the coding sequence ATGACCAGCACTTCCCCCATTCTTCGTACCGATTCCGTCACATTGGCGTGGGATAAGCACACAGTAAGTACTGATCTCACGGTCGAGGTGCCGCAAGGACAATTCACAGCCATCATTGGGCCAAATGGTTGTGGAAAATCCACACTATTAAAAAGCTTCGCCCGAATTCTTCAACCACACACTGGGCAAGTATATCTAGGTGACAACCCGCTGGATTCTTTGCACACAAAATACATAGCCCAACGTATCGCTTTGCTGCCACAAACAGCACTTGCACCAACTGATATTACTGTCGAAGAACTCGTAGGCAGAGGTCGTTTCCCCTACCAAACCCTTCTGCGACAGTGGTCAACTAAGGATGCTCAAGCAGTTGATTCCGCCCTCCTAGCAACCGGCACGGCACAACTACGCCACCGCCGCGTTACTGAACTTTCTGGCGGCCAACGTCAACGAGTCTGGCTCGCAATGGTGCTGGCCCAAAACACACCCGTAGTTCTCCTAGACGAGCCCACAACGTATCTCGATGTAGCCCACCAATACCAGCTTTTAGAGCTCGCCCGAGCACTGCGGCAACAGCTCGGACGAACTATTGTGACCGTCTTGCACGATCTACAACAGGCTGTTAGATATGCCGACCATCTTATTGTGATGAAAGGTGGCGCAGTCTATGCCGAAGGCGCTCCAAGCAGCATCATGACACCACAATTGATTTCCGAGGTATTTGAAATCAATGTTGATGTTCATACCATCGACGATCATGTGGTGATCGTGCCCAAAAGCATGCCTCAACCTGATGTATCAGTCCTAGAAAATCTGCAATAG